The genomic DNA AATGTGTATTACATttattatgaatatgaatgtaaaattttctCCAAAAAGTCTGCATATGTGCAATACTGGTTGGATCAGGGATctggctatacatgtacaagtacctCTTGGCGTCAGACAGCGCCATCCGGGACTCAAAACTAATGACCACAACTCAGAGGTTGTTGACTACCAGCCAATTCAATGTATTTTTGATCCTCTCCTTGTGTTTTCATCATTGTCACATCAGTTTTCTGCCGGGCAGAAAACTGCCCAGACATACGTATTGTGGAGTAAGAAAGAAAAACTGGCCCCAACTTTTTCGTTgaccatataatatatatactatatatttgatAATACATCATGTACTTTGATTGTtccattaatttattcatgaatattgactatgcaaattaccatgaatattaattagcaaCCAGAACTACTCTCAAGCTTGACAGAACCCTGTTGgatattaaatttacatgtaaacaaatgtaaCATGTTAGGATAGGATATTTTAACAATCGTCCTTTACAATAGTTGATGATTTTGGTTACTGAATAACTACAGTTGTACAGAATGTGCAATGTCAGGGCTCAAATTTAGTGTTTGGATCCTTGCTGCTATCCTAATGATCAGAGTCATCCATTGTATCATGCCCAGCATTCTATCACACAAtaaaaatcattaaaactaaCAGATTAGTTGATGGAGAACATTTATTCACAGGGCAGCATATAGCTCCATGTAAATGTCATGGATGGACACTTGCAAGCAAATGTCATAGATGGATCATACTGACAAGcatttcatttgttgttgttatggtaaTCGACTAGAAGTGTATGGGTAAGAGAACATCCATTCTGTTTATGTTATTGTTCACACTAGTCTAGGTAGACACAGGATATTTTCTGTAGTGGCATCAATTTCTTGTTCAGTTAAGCCAAGACATAGTCATTACTGGACTCTGCTAAGAAATCTCTAAGACTGTGACcgtttcatcatggtttacatcatattataaatgagtgatgtcatacttgtgaatgttcgtttagGGGAGGTGGTTTGTCCTAAACGATGATGTTTacttattgagcttgtgggACATTGTGTGATGGTACGTCCCTTAGACTGTCAGCTTACATGTAGTCATTAATGCTTTACACAATAGAAATGATCTAACCCTTCAGAGCCTGCAGTACATGTAGTCAATGATTGGAGCACCAAGGTGGAATATTACTGTATTATACTGAAACTTCATACATAATTACTAACaagaaacacatacaggtaGTACTTACCTTCTAACATAGTTTTGATTGTGACAGACTGCTTTGCAATCTCTACATCAACCTCAAAAATCTCTCCATCTGAACTCTGTAGTTTTATATTGGGCAtctgtaatacaaatgtacattgtaaaaatttgtattaaaagtctatgttattgtacatgcaattacattgtattacatcaataaattatatataaatgtaacatgtagtcaaatacatacatgtacacctggtaTGGATGGATTCCGTTAAACGTAAGTGAACCATACACAATGTACTCTAGATTCATCATTTGCTAACAAGGCATATTTGTAAtgactacatgtaataaaataaatgtaagtacatgatgatgtacaaatgtacatgtatacacatatgcATGACAAAGCTTTCACTGTCTAAACACACACGTGTTTGGCCTGGCTTTGgaaactatatgtacatgtgtatgtatatatgtatatgaagtGATTCATAAGGTCTTTCAGGAATGATTGCCACTCATGTCAGGATCtatgcctacatgtacattgtacatgtacctcaatTGGGATAATTTGTTTTGGGGTGATGAATGACCTTTGAATGCTCTTGAATCAGTaactaatgtacatgtatgccatggCATATATTGTAACAGATGTGTTTTGCTTTCTACTCCTCACACACCTACAAAAAAGTCTGGGGTTAAACATACGACACTATGATAAATGTAAGCTGTTCAGGGGAATCTTTCAGTATTTGAGGATACATGTATCTGTTATCTTCTGAGATCAGTTTTTCAGTCAAGAATAACACTAGATCAAATACAGTATTACACATAGTAAAACtatcaataatttatttttttcactgtgGTTGATTTGTATTATCTTGATTAGAAGACATGTTTTCTGATCGGGAGTAAGATGactgttttatttgtataaaacaATATCCTGTTTACAGCACTTTTAGATACAccgttagctggtcatacctccatACACTCTCACATCAACAACAAGTATGGGGACGAAAAATtcacatgattttacctacatggCCAGTTGAAGcatagcaaatgtaacatttcatagcagaaagtggtgtgggttttggctaagtgtttgctAGATCTAGAACGTTATACTAGCACAAAAACTTTCCTCAGTCacggaatatcacttttcacattaggacttaatgtttacaacccaaataagaaataataatgataatataaccagggagaatattagtgactgtGCACACTTACGACTTCCACGCGTACCAGTTTTGGAGACAtgtctcctctccctagttaacgcaactaagtattgcagtatgtgtttacagcgcaagtgttacttcattagtggaatacgagatatCACAGaacctccaaactgagtactactgggttcgatttcatatatgcacaggtaaattatattgtaaagagttggggcgagcTGAAAATTGGAGTTGATCCGTCACCCATCAGCATGTATAAccagttatacttccatggacaATGTAATCACAACAAGGTGTCGATGTGAGAGCTAGGGAGGTACAGTATGACAGCTAACGATGTGTCTCAACAGTGTTGTAAACGTACTAATAAAAAAGCAAAATCTACTATGACAACCTGCAACATTACTGACACACAATTCACATAGTGTTTGCTTATAGACAGTCTGTGTTCACTCATTACAGACGGTGTTAACCATTCATGCTTGGGAgccttacatacatgtatttctatatatgtatatgtacacttaTACCTTCATGgcttaaaaataaatgtatcataCATCTTTTGTTCAATCTACCAATTTTTCGACACTCTTGGCTTcgattttctgtttttgttagGCTACTTACACGAATCTAAGTTTTAGGTCCCACCAATAACCGTTGACAATCAACGTTTTACACTTGTAGTActacattacatttttattacattatcaatttGAATGATTGGCAGGTTTTGAActtaaaaataacattacatatcTTTATCATGGAAAACTGTTCTTCACAGAATTGCttgtacaacatgtatattggtgtacatgtatgtgctcgTATCAATTCACTGCCACTggctggacggacggacagacgagACAACGGCCATTTTCACCACGATTTTTCAAATGTTGTACTCAAAAATAGCTCTTTGTAAACTTCGTTTTTTGGAAAATACGCTATTACAAACGCCCCGTCTAATTATGATTACACAAAGTTGCGTTCTTACCTTTAAAAAGTCTGAAAtatcaaatgtgaaataaaGACGCGGACGACGGCAACCATCAATTTTCTGTTGTTACGGCAGACACCGAAAACGTGCTTGTATAAGTAGTACCCTTATTCGAACAGAGACTAGATATTTAATCTCTTTTATATTTTGTCTGTAAAATATAATTCTgctcaataaatgaaatattcataaaatttttaaacatttttttctttcagaaATAAACGCATATGCAATTCATTTATTTCGAACGCTATCATGCACAGTTTTTGTCTGAACGagagtatataaataaaataatgattacTAAAGTGATccacatatatataaatttgcGAGCTCACCACACAACTGAATTAACATATTTACTAAACTCTTACCTCGAAGGATGTCACATACGTCCCGTAGTGTCTTGAGACTGGGTTTGATTATATCGTAAGAAATAATGAGAGCAGCATACATTTAACTGATTTACAATAAGGACTTACAAGTTATACTGAGTGCACAGTCACGTTTTGTTGAATCTCGCACAATCCCGTTTTGATGAACGACACATTGCGAGACTCTGATGGGGGAGGATATGATGAGCTGCTAGCGAACTAAAATAACCAAATTTAGATTACTCGAACCAACAGAGGAAGATTTATCCTGCCATAAAATCGACTTTCGACGTTAAAAGTCACCCAGAAAGGAGAGTCGTATCGTAAGGGGTGCGCTTGACTATAAGGTAAAAGTCGTCAAAATACCAATTAATGAATTATATTTCTAATTTCATCCAACAGGTGACGAGCGACGGTTTATTgtcttgtcatgtaaataactTCCTGTTTGTTTGAACCATAGCTTTTAATAAATGCGGGTCGCACAGTCTGCTTTAACAGTATTGTATGTTCTTAGAcctgtaaaaatgtaaatactgtgTAGGGTTCAATTTTGGTTAATTCGAAAGATCATCGTGCACGTGTCAGATGATGGATGTATTAGGCGAATACATCCATTGTACAACGTATGTGAATCAACAAGTTATTGAATGAACATAATTCCATGTGTAGTCTTCGTTTCGATATTGTGATTACACACGTTTGTCATAATATGCACGACATTTACAATACTAGTGTTGGAACCtgacacaacaacaaaaccacACACACAGAGTGTGACTCATCCAACAGTAACACTTGGTGAGATCTATCGTCGTGTCATGATGGTGATGTCGCCATCATTCAACACACGTGACTCAGAAGCAGTTTGTGGACATTACGTCATTCGATATATTTCGTCTGACACTTGTCAGACTCACACATGTGTTTGAATATCGATTGTAACTTTGTCAGCTTTTGGCTTCTAATATGACGAAACAGCTTAGCgagctacatgtacaacatgttATAGCTGTTATGTTGCTTAGGAATATGGAAAATAGGAAAATAACGATATTTACAATAACGATAACGggaaataacataaatattgtATGATGTGTAACTAGTTACTTTGTAAGGTGCTCATCAATatgaattatattgaatatttatttcgCAATAGAGGCCATCGAcctaaaatacacatacaaacaaataaagcaaGACAAAAAGTATAATGATTGCATACTTACATGGAACGAAAATATACAACTGAAAAACGTGTCAAGAATAACTTATGAAATGGGAAAGTTTTCTCTCAATCTAAATGTCTtataaatatacaattacaagttgtctttttgagttacaaagaagAGCTTGGTATAATATGATATAGAAGTTATTATAATGGGTGCCATGTtatttacaatatgatatatgatatacaagtattataatgGGTGCCATGTtatttacaatatgatatatgatatagaagttATTATAATGGGTGCCATGTtatttacaatatgatatatgatatagaagttATTATAATGGGTGCCATGTtatttacaatatgatatatgatatagaagttATCGTAATGGGTGCCATGTtatttacaatatgatatatgttataAGTTATTATAATGGGTGCCATGTtatttacaatatgatatatgatatagaagttATTATAATGGGTGCCATGTtatttacaatatgatatatgttataAGTTATTATAATGGGTGCCATGTtatttacaatatgatatatgttataAGTTATTATAATGGGTGCCATGTtatttacaatatgatatatgatatagaagttATTATAATGGGTGCCATGTtatttacaatatgatatatgatatagaagttATTATAATGGGTGCCATGTtatttacaatatgatatatgatatagaagttATTATAATGGGTGCCATGTtatttacaatatgatatatgatatagaagttATTATAATGGGTGCCATGTtatttacaatatgatatatgttataAGTTATTATAATGGGTGCCATGTtatttacaatatgatatatgttataAGTTATTATAATGGGTGCCATGTtatttacaatatgatatatgttataAGTTATTATAATGGGTGCCATGTtatttacaatatgatatatgttataAGTTATCATAATGGGTGCCATGTtatttacaatatgatatatgttataAGTTATTATAATGGGTGCCATGTTATTTACAATATGTTTTATGATATAGCATTTATCATAATGGGTGTCATGTtatttacaatatgatatatgatatagaagttATCATAATGGGTGTCATGTTATTTACAATATGTTTTATGATATAGAAGTTATCATAATGGGTGCCATGTtatttacaatatgatatatgatatagaagttATCATAATGGGTGCCATGTtatttacaatatgatatatgatatagaagttATCATAATGGGTGCCATGTtatttacaatatgatatatgatatagaagttATTATAATGGGTGCCATGTtatttacaatatgatatatgatatagaagttATCGTAATGGGTGCCATGTtatttacaatatgatatatgatatagaagttATCGTAATGGGTGCCATGTtatttacaatatgatatatgatatagaagttATCGTAATGGGTGCCATGTtatttacaatatgatatatgatatagaagttATCGTAATGGGTGCCATGTtatttacaatatgatatatgatatacaagtattataatgGGTGCCATGTTATTTACAATATGTTTTATGATATAGAAGTTATTATAATGGGTGCCATGTTATTTACAATATGTTTTATGATATAGAAGTTATTATAATGGGTGCCATGTTATTTACAATATGTTTTATGATATAGAAGTTATTATAATGGGTGCCATGTTATTTACAATATGTTTTATGATTGTGAGGATCATGTTAATAATTGTGAGGtagttcatttgtttatttcataattctCCTTTTTTGTAGACTTGTTTCTTTCAGTAAAGACACAATGACGATTCTGTATAGTTGTGTGGCCAGGGGACCAACAGTATGTATTTTAGCAGAACACAGCATGACATCAGGCAACTTTAAAGAAATTGCCAACTCAATGTTAAAGAACATTCCAAGCAGAGGAAATCAAAAGACAACATATACAGCAGAAAAGTATGTATCTTGACTCTATAATTGTATTTTTAGTCTTGACTAGGTTCAAATGActgtatcacacacacacacacacacacacacacacacacacacacacacacacacacacacacacacacacacacacacacacacacacaaacatgtacacatgcacacagataCATTCATATTAATATGATGTTCACAGGTTGGTAAATGCTAAATATTTCAGGTATGATGTGGGGTACTAGTACATTTGTCATGTATTTCATTGACATGACATGTTATGATATGATGTGGGGTACTAGTACATTTGTCATATATTTCATTGACATGACATGTTATGATATGATGTGGGGTACTAGTACATTTGTCATGTATGTCATTGGCATGTCATGATATGATGTGGGGTACTATTTGTATAAAGTGGCCATGTTGATGAAAATTAACTCTTTGTAAGTCATATTACCCTCTATAAAAGTggttatataaataaaaaattgactATTGAAGAAATACTTAACACCATCAGTTAAGGAGAAGGCTATTATAGGTAAACCCAGGGCATGGTCATCCCATCATTACATAACAAGTTCAAATTTGCCCTACATAATGTTTTATGGGGAGACTTGTAatggcaacaggtctattgaaATTAAGAagtttcttcaaaatattatcaaaaatgCAGAGCTGTTTGAATAGGTCAAGAATCCCATTGCCTGGACAGCAAATATAATTTTGCTCTGACTATTCTCATTTCTGGGATCCATGAGTATTTCTGAagagcactcctagtggccaaactatgaattcttttgtctttccaataACCAGAATAATCTAATAATAGAGTTGGTTTCTTATTTGCAGTCACTTATTCCATGTGATTGTGGACAATGGTATCATTTACATGTGTGCGACTTCAGACAAATTTCCCAGAGCACAAGCTTTTGCTTACCTTCAAGAAATCAAAAGGCATGTGAGCTTGGATACTGAGCTTGGTCCACAGGTACAATTTGCAGGTCCATATGAATTGAATAGTAGTTTGTCTCATGTGATGGCCAGGGAAATGGTAAGTTAATGTTTTGTACATACTATACAGAATTGTCATATTGGTATGATGTTATCTGTCATTGTGTCATGTATTTATCATGATTATTGTGTTGGTTGGAGGGATGTGATGTTGACTTGAATTCATAGAAAAACTGGAGAAAGTATTAAAATCTTTAATTTGCTTAGTACTTAGTACTACATGtgtgtaaaaaataataaaagtaaaattaaacAAGTGCTAGCCTGTCTGATACTTGTGAAccatatgaatattaatgagagaACTAAAAGGGAGAACAATAGACTCTACTACTCTAATAACTGATCATTGCCATATTTGGCAGTATTTAGTTAATTATGTTAGCAGTTTTCCTTCATGCCATATTTGGCAATATTTAAATCATTATATACTATGGTTGtgaaatgtaagtaaatatttccattttttttctcaaaggAACGGTACTCAGATGTGAAACAGGACACACTAACAACTCTTCAAAACCAGGTTGATGATGTGAAAGATGTAATGACTCAAAATATTGAGAAAGTACTAGAGAGAGGAGACAAGATAGATACACTCTTGAGTAAAACAGATGACTTAGAAGCCAATGTAAGTCTATCAGTATGTTTAGTTGTCACATTGTGTTTACTCTCCTCAGACTTTCAAACTGCTATTTTATgttgaaatgtttacaatattaaccatatatatttatttatattttatcctATTTTaaaaacttcttgaaaaagccTACTAAGTTGCAAAGCTAGTTATAAGATATTGACAgtactatactgtacagttgttgggtgtgtacatctgatattgtacagtactatataattgttgggtgtgtacatctgatattgtacagtactatatagttgttgggtgtgtacatctgatattgtacagtactatatagttgttgggtgtgtacatctgatattgtacagtactatacagttgttgggtgtgtacatctgatattgtacagtactatatagttgttgggtgtgtacatctgatattgtacactactatatagttgttgggtgtgtacatctgatattgtacactactatatagttgttgggtgtgtacatctgatattgtacagtactatatagttgttgggtgtgtac from Glandiceps talaboti chromosome 22, keGlaTala1.1, whole genome shotgun sequence includes the following:
- the LOC144451923 gene encoding vesicle-associated membrane protein 7-like yields the protein MTILYSCVARGPTVCILAEHSMTSGNFKEIANSMLKNIPSRGNQKTTYTAENHLFHVIVDNGIIYMCATSDKFPRAQAFAYLQEIKRHVSLDTELGPQVQFAGPYELNSSLSHVMAREMERYSDVKQDTLTTLQNQVDDVKDVMTQNIEKVLERGDKIDTLLSKTDDLEANAQSFQKSAKKVSSKMWWKNTRNTIILVVVVLVVLTVLVLIILGATGVI